Below is a window of Cryptosporangium aurantiacum DNA.
CTGCGTCCACTCGTCGAAGAACCGCAGCCCCAGGATCCGCCGCTCCCGGGCGGGCAGCCCCGCGATCAGCTGCCGTAACACCTCCCGGTTCTCCACCATCCCGAGCGCCTCGTCGACCTCACCCAGCGACTCGGCCAGCGAAGGCCCGTCGGTGATCGGCGCGTCCAGCGCCACCGGCGCGTAGGAGTTCGTCAGTTGCAGGCCCTCGCGGACCGCCTCCACCGGGACGCCGAGGTGCTGCGCGAGCGTCCCGGCCGTCGGCGCCCGGTTGTCCCGGTGACTCAGCTCCGCCGCCGCCGCGTCGAGCCGCAGATACATGTCCTGCATCCGCCGGGGCGGCCGGACATACCAGCCGTGATCCCGGAAGTGACGCCGGATCTCCCCGGCGATCGTCGGCACCGCGAAGGCCAGGAACACCGTGCCCCGGCTCGGGTCGAACCGATCCACCGAGGTCACCAGCCCGATCCGGGCCACCTGGACCAGATCGTCGGTCAGCTCACCACGGCGGACGTAACGACGGGCGATGTGCTCGGCCAACGGCAGATGCACCACGATCAGCCGCTCGCGGAGCATCGACCGCTCCGCGGTGTCCGCGTCCGGTGCCGCCAGACGCTC
It encodes the following:
- a CDS encoding SigB/SigF/SigG family RNA polymerase sigma factor, producing the protein MTLAPVIEPTDHLDYSDYFQVAPLFERLAAPDADTAERSMLRERLIVVHLPLAEHIARRYVRRGELTDDLVQVARIGLVTSVDRFDPSRGTVFLAFAVPTIAGEIRRHFRDHGWYVRPPRRMQDMYLRLDAAAAELSHRDNRAPTAGTLAQHLGVPVEAVREGLQLTNSYAPVALDAPITDGPSLAESLGEVDEALGMVENREVLRQLIAGLPARERRILGLRFFDEWTQSQIARDVGVSQMQVSRLLSATLTRLRERLQAEA